A region from the Papaver somniferum cultivar HN1 unplaced genomic scaffold, ASM357369v1 unplaced-scaffold_22, whole genome shotgun sequence genome encodes:
- the LOC113340520 gene encoding uncharacterized protein LOC113340520, giving the protein MHVHNIDDICPLCGREKENVEHLFLHCFVVHRIWFAMDATVLASVRIRFISCILWNIWTLRCSIIFDNMQFRHVEFIHCVNCFISNIERNIGHVQAPSVSSLSNPKWKAPSQDAVKINFDVSFVSKDLPIGMGLIARNSSGEFLGTKGTTDITVYEEQGEATAAVEAIKWAAGRNIYVLHLEGDNKNVVDAIDGRTGGIKWTINNVILECLNLLSAFNNWKCSHVKREANSIDDDIAKYMQESTQTLNGMFVLQILS; this is encoded by the exons ATGCATGTACACAATATAGATGACATTTGCCCTCTTTGTGGTAGAGAAAAAGAAAATGTTGAACATTTGTTTCTTCACTGCTTTGTTGTCCATAGAATTTGGTTTGCTATGGATGCTACTGTTCTTGCTAGT GTGAGAATTAGATTTATAAGCTGCATTCTGTGGAATATATGGACACTCAGATGTTCCATAATCTTTGACAACATGCAGTTTAGACATGTTGAATTCATTCATTGTGTGAATTGTTTTATCTCTAACATAGAGAGAAATATAGGTCATGTACAAGCACCTAGTGTTAGTTCACTTTCAAACCCGAAATGGAAAGCACCTTCACAGGATGCtgttaaaataaattttgatgtatCCTTTGTAAGTAAGGATCTACCTATTGGAATGGGACTAATAGCTCGTAATTCTTCAGGGGAATTCCTTGGAACAAAAGGGACCACTGATATAACAGTATATGAGGAACAAGGGGAAGCAACTGCGGCAGTGGAAGCGATCAAATGGGCAGCTGGGAGGAATATTTATGTACTGCATTTGGAAGGTGATAACAAGAATGTAGTGGATGCTATTGATGGAAGGACTGGAGGGATTAAATGGACAATAAACAATGTTATTCTGGAATGCTTGAATTTACTTAGTGCTTTTAATAATTGGAAATGCTCTCATGTTAAAAGAGAAGCAAATAGTATAGATGATGATATTGCAAAATATATGCAAGAATCAACACAAACACTGAATGGAATGTTTGTCCTCCAGATTTTATCTTAA